Proteins from a single region of Aureibacter tunicatorum:
- a CDS encoding (2Fe-2S) ferredoxin domain-containing protein, producing MGKDKLVMPEHIVYVCVGSKCKGKLKTAFLKPFESALKKSEYKKEVKIIKTACTGNCKHAPVVCLQPENKWYSQSDGSTVEKIFKKIKKRKVKAEKDCE from the coding sequence ATGGGTAAGGATAAATTGGTAATGCCGGAACATATTGTTTATGTATGTGTAGGGAGCAAATGCAAAGGGAAATTAAAAACAGCTTTTTTAAAGCCATTCGAATCAGCCTTAAAAAAATCAGAGTACAAAAAAGAAGTTAAAATTATCAAGACGGCTTGTACGGGTAATTGCAAACATGCTCCCGTAGTTTGCTTACAACCAGAAAATAAATGGTATAGCCAGTCTGATGGAAGTACAGTCGAAAAGATTTTTAAGAAGATTAAGAAGAGAAAGGTAAAAGCCGAAAAAGATTGTGAATAA
- a CDS encoding DUF2490 domain-containing protein, with protein sequence MKRVSLTLFFLIICNTIVSAQSNYFNQLWFDFVPYRKFNHGISVYGDLGYRSGVGSNRWDRVYLMGSVRWKVLDIVELRGGPRVYFDFYPEFNDVFEFRLWQGVNVKWPEIGRVKFAHLGRVEERFFYTFNSDRHSFAMRYRYRLSLSVRLGGEGLKRYFYLPASGELFFNSKNGSDVYHSSGRIMAGLGYVWSEKITYQFTMTAERTREYRIRGVELAGLYYQFKVSYRVLK encoded by the coding sequence ATGAAAAGAGTCTCGCTGACTCTGTTTTTTTTAATAATCTGCAATACTATCGTTTCCGCTCAATCTAATTATTTTAATCAACTTTGGTTTGACTTTGTTCCATACAGAAAATTCAATCATGGTATTTCCGTTTACGGGGACTTGGGCTATAGGTCTGGAGTTGGTAGCAATAGATGGGATAGGGTGTATTTGATGGGAAGTGTAAGGTGGAAGGTTTTGGATATTGTGGAGTTAAGAGGAGGTCCTAGAGTTTATTTTGATTTTTATCCAGAGTTTAATGATGTTTTTGAATTTCGATTGTGGCAGGGAGTAAATGTGAAATGGCCGGAAATTGGTCGAGTAAAGTTTGCGCATTTGGGTAGAGTGGAAGAGCGCTTTTTTTATACATTTAATAGTGATCGACATAGCTTTGCAATGAGGTATAGGTATCGCTTGAGTTTGAGTGTAAGATTGGGAGGTGAGGGTTTGAAGAGATATTTTTATTTGCCGGCAAGTGGTGAGCTATTTTTCAATTCTAAAAATGGTTCCGATGTTTACCATTCCTCAGGAAGGATTATGGCAGGATTAGGCTATGTTTGGAGTGAGAAGATAACTTATCAATTTACGATGACTGCTGAGAGAACAAGAGAATACCGAATCAGAGGTGTTGAATTGGCTGGATTGTATTACCAATTTAAAGTCTCCTATAGGGTGTTGAAATAA
- a CDS encoding ferredoxin, with product MITIIHQRDKCIGCNYCVELAFSHWRMSKKDGKSILLGAKEKKGFWTLKAPYEDYEDNKKAADACPVNIIQVRD from the coding sequence ATGATCACAATTATACATCAAAGAGACAAATGCATCGGTTGCAACTACTGTGTAGAGCTTGCTTTTAGTCATTGGAGAATGTCTAAAAAAGATGGGAAAAGCATACTACTTGGAGCCAAAGAAAAAAAAGGCTTCTGGACATTGAAAGCCCCCTATGAAGACTATGAAGACAACAAGAAAGCAGCGGATGCCTGCCCTGTCAATATCATCCAAGTAAGAGACTAA
- a CDS encoding peptidase U32 family protein, which yields MSADNSKNKIELMAPAGNFESLTAAIQGGADSVYFGVEQLNMRARATMNFTVGDLEEIAELCSKHNVRTYITLNTIVYDHDLALVKSIVDEVKRTGITAIIASDQAVISYAHSQGVEVHISTQLNVTNVETIRFYSHFADVMVLSRELSLLQMKKICDEVKRQNITGPSGELVQIEVFAHGALCMAVSGKCYLSLHSHNASANRGACVQNCRRQYKVIDLEEPEVEFEIDNEYIMSPKDLCTIDFLDQLLDTGVTVLKLEGRGKAADYVKTVTQCYREAIDAYNEGTYSKEKAEQWMETMKTVFNREFWGGYYLGQKMGEWTDSSGSKATQKKLFIGKGVHYYSNIKVGEFKMESYSLKVGDKVMIIGPTTGVVETTVEELHLDRKSVTEVKKGDNFTMPIDEIIRASDKVYKIVEA from the coding sequence ATGAGTGCAGATAACAGCAAGAATAAGATAGAACTAATGGCTCCGGCTGGAAATTTTGAGTCGTTGACAGCAGCCATCCAAGGTGGAGCTGACTCCGTATATTTTGGAGTGGAGCAACTCAATATGAGAGCTAGAGCAACAATGAACTTTACTGTTGGCGACTTGGAAGAAATCGCAGAGCTTTGCTCTAAGCATAATGTAAGAACATACATTACGCTTAATACTATCGTATACGATCATGACCTTGCATTAGTAAAGTCCATAGTAGACGAAGTTAAAAGAACTGGTATTACCGCTATTATCGCTTCTGACCAAGCAGTAATTTCATATGCTCATTCTCAAGGAGTTGAAGTTCATATTTCTACTCAGTTGAACGTAACTAATGTTGAGACCATTAGATTTTACTCTCACTTCGCAGATGTAATGGTATTGTCAAGAGAGCTTAGCCTCTTGCAAATGAAAAAGATTTGCGATGAAGTAAAAAGGCAAAACATCACTGGTCCTTCAGGAGAATTAGTTCAAATTGAAGTTTTCGCGCATGGAGCTCTATGCATGGCTGTTTCTGGCAAATGCTACCTTAGCCTTCACTCTCATAATGCATCGGCAAATAGAGGAGCATGTGTTCAAAACTGCAGAAGACAATACAAAGTCATTGACTTGGAAGAACCGGAAGTAGAGTTTGAAATTGACAATGAGTACATCATGTCTCCAAAAGATCTTTGTACTATTGACTTCTTGGATCAACTTCTTGACACTGGTGTTACTGTTCTAAAGCTTGAAGGTAGAGGTAAAGCTGCCGACTACGTAAAAACTGTCACTCAATGCTACAGAGAAGCTATTGATGCTTACAATGAAGGCACTTACTCCAAAGAAAAAGCCGAACAATGGATGGAAACAATGAAAACAGTTTTCAACCGAGAGTTCTGGGGAGGATATTACTTAGGCCAGAAAATGGGCGAATGGACAGACAGCAGCGGCTCAAAAGCGACTCAAAAGAAGCTCTTTATTGGAAAAGGAGTTCATTACTACTCCAATATCAAAGTCGGCGAATTCAAGATGGAAAGCTATTCCCTTAAAGTCGGAGATAAAGTTATGATCATCGGCCCTACAACCGGAGTTGTTGAAACCACTGTTGAAGAACTTCACTTGGATAGAAAGTCTGTCACTGAAGTGAAAAAAGGAGACAACTTCACTATGCCAATCGACGAAATAATCAGGGCTTCTGACAAGGTTTATAAAATCGTAGAGGCATAA
- the nadA gene encoding quinolinate synthase NadA, with amino-acid sequence MDNYSAELENKGYIDTPVNENLDLVAEIKKLKEEKNAVILGHYYITPDLQDISDYLGDSLQLARAAQETDADLIVFLGVHFMGETAKILNPNKKVILPDLKASCSLAESAPADKFAKFKEEHPDHIVLSYINCTADIKALSDVIVTSSNAVQIVNSFPKEQKIIFAPDKNLGNYINNISNREMVLWDGACIVHEQYSLEKILELKAENPGSEFIAHPECEKPLLVAADFVGSTTALLKYATQTSDSKKFIVATESGILHQMKKAAPEKTFIPAPANDSTCACNDCEFMKLNTMEKLYNCLKYELPEISLTPEQIEKAKKPILKMLEISDKLGL; translated from the coding sequence ATGGACAACTATTCTGCCGAATTAGAAAATAAAGGCTATATCGATACACCAGTTAACGAAAACCTTGATCTTGTAGCTGAAATCAAAAAATTAAAAGAAGAGAAGAATGCAGTAATTCTAGGGCATTACTACATTACTCCTGATTTGCAAGATATTTCAGATTACTTAGGTGACAGCCTTCAATTAGCCAGAGCCGCACAAGAGACCGATGCTGACCTGATAGTATTCCTTGGTGTGCACTTCATGGGAGAAACGGCTAAAATCCTTAACCCCAACAAAAAAGTAATTCTACCGGACCTTAAAGCAAGCTGTTCTTTAGCGGAATCCGCTCCTGCGGACAAATTCGCAAAATTCAAAGAAGAGCATCCTGACCATATTGTATTATCGTACATCAACTGTACAGCTGACATCAAAGCTTTGTCAGATGTGATTGTCACATCTTCTAATGCTGTTCAGATTGTTAATTCATTTCCCAAAGAGCAAAAAATCATTTTCGCGCCCGATAAAAACTTGGGTAATTACATCAACAATATTTCCAACCGAGAAATGGTGCTTTGGGATGGCGCATGCATAGTTCACGAGCAATATTCTTTGGAGAAAATTCTAGAACTTAAAGCTGAAAATCCAGGATCGGAATTTATCGCTCATCCAGAATGCGAAAAACCATTGCTTGTGGCGGCTGATTTTGTAGGATCGACTACAGCTTTATTGAAATACGCTACTCAGACCAGCGATTCAAAAAAATTCATCGTTGCCACTGAAAGCGGAATTCTCCATCAAATGAAAAAAGCCGCTCCTGAAAAGACATTCATTCCTGCTCCTGCAAATGACTCAACATGCGCATGCAATGACTGCGAATTCATGAAACTTAACACAATGGAGAAGCTTTATAATTGCTTGAAATACGAATTACCGGAAATAAGCTTGACTCCTGAGCAAATTGAGAAAGCTAAAAAACCGATTCTAAAAATGCTTGAGATTTCGGACAAACTAGGATTATAA